AACTCCTTGGAACCGGATCGATGATCGAGGATTTATCACTGTTGCCGGGATTCGGTCAACGCAAACCCTCTTGCCAACAGCTTGCGTTTTCTGTATCGGGATTGGTGACCGCAGAACGCCAAGGAGGTTGTCTATGATCCGTCGTCGAACGAGTCAGGTCCTTCTCATCAGTGCTGCCATTTTAATTCTTGCCAGCCGCAGCGCACGCTCACAAGAAAATGTCCGCGTCGCCTATCCATCGGTCTCAGCGTCGACGATCATGCTGATGATCGCCAGCAAAGAGGGATACTTTAAGGAGGAAGGGCTCAACGTTGAACTCTTGAGTATCCGCGGCGAGATCGCGATCCGAATCGCTCTGGCCGGCGAGATCGATTTTTTCACCAACGCCGGCAGCGCGCTCGCCGCCGTGGCGCGAAATGTGCCGCTCAAGATTCTCGCCGTGGTGCAGGACAAGCCGGGCTGGGATCTGATCGCGCTGCCGAGCATCAAGTCGATCGCGCAATTGCGCGGGCAAACCGTTGCGATTATGTCGCCGGAGGGTTCATTGGCAGTGGTGACGCGCGAGATTCTCCGCAAGAACGGTATCGATCCAACCAAGGACGCCAATCTCGTTGTCATGGGCGGCGACGACGTGCGCTTGCCGGCGCTCAAAGGCAAGGCGATCCAAGCAACGCTGTTCAACGCCGCGGCGAGCATTCGCGCCCAGAAAGACGGCTTCACCAAATTGGCCTCAGCCAGCGAGTATGTCAGCGCGATTCAA
The nucleotide sequence above comes from Deltaproteobacteria bacterium. Encoded proteins:
- a CDS encoding ABC transporter substrate-binding protein — encoded protein: MIRRRTSQVLLISAAILILASRSARSQENVRVAYPSVSASTIMLMIASKEGYFKEEGLNVELLSIRGEIAIRIALAGEIDFFTNAGSALAAVARNVPLKILAVVQDKPGWDLIALPSIKSIAQLRGQTVAIMSPEGSLAVVTREILRKNGIDPTKDANLVVMGGDDVRLPALKGKAIQATLFNAAASIRAQKDGFTKLASASEYVSAIQGGIATTDERIKQQPAKIARFMRASLKGLSFFVSKKDASIKYMIDILKIKDRDMVASIYEEEAKITVRSAISEDKIIQPLIDDMKRTTKSTREMKVSDVFDFSFARKAGEELKASGWKP